In Vigna unguiculata cultivar IT97K-499-35 chromosome 3, ASM411807v1, whole genome shotgun sequence, a single genomic region encodes these proteins:
- the LOC114175015 gene encoding gibberellin 2-beta-dioxygenase 2-like gives MVLAAPKAMKSEGIIPSEVPVVDFSGERAEVAKVIVKACEEYGFFKVINHGISNEVIAKTEEAGFGFFGKPMLEKKMAAPAYGCKNIGVNGDMGEVEYLLLSATTDSIAHISKTISTDPLNLRKRLSAYTEAVKELACEILEVMAEELGVPDTRVFSRLIRDGESDSVLRLNHYPPIINRDKDKSSQITKVGFGEHSDPQILTILRSNDVGGLQISLPDGVWIPVTPDPSAFYVNVGDVLQVMTNGRFVSVRHRAMTNSHKCRMSVAYFGAPPLHQTIVAPSVMVTPQSPSLFRPFTWAEYKKATYSLRLGDTRLQLFRNCKR, from the exons ATGGTGTTGGCTGCCCCAAAGGCAATGAAGAGCGAAGGGATTATCCCCAGTGAGGTTCCGGTGGTGGACTTCTCAGGCGAGAGGGCGGAGGTGGCGAAGGTGATCGTGAAAGCGTGCGAAGAATACGGTTTCTTCAAAGTGATAAACCACGGTATCAGCAACGAAGTTATAGCGAAAACTGAAGAAGCAGGTTTCGGTTTCTTTGGGAAACCGATGTTGGAAAAGAAAATGGCGGCACCTGCATATGGGTGCAAGAACATAGGTGTGAATGGAGACATGGGTGAGGTGGAGTACCTTCTCCTCAGTGCCACCACTGACTCCATTGCTCACATTTCCAAAACCATATCCACTGACCCATTAAATCTCAG GAAAAGGTTGAGTGCATACACAGAAGCAGTGAAAGAGCTAGCATGTGAGATATTGGAGGTGATGGCAGAGGAGCTGGGGGTCCCGGACACTAGGGTTTTCAGCAGATTGATAAGGGATGGTGAAAGTGACTCAGTGCTGAGACTCAATCACTACCCACCTATAATTAACAGAGATAAGGACAAGTCATCACAAATTACCAAGGTTGGCTTTGGGGAGCATTCTGACCCTCAGATCCTCACCATTCTCCGATCCAACGACGTCGGAGGCCTCCAGATTTCTCTTCCAGATGGGGTCTGGATCCCAGTCACACCTGACCCCTCTGCATTCTATGTCAACGTCGGTGATGTACTACAG GTTATGACAAATGGAAGATTTGTGAGCGTGAGACACAGGGCAATGACGAACTCACACAAGTGTAGAATGTCAGTGGCATATTTTGGGGCTCCACCTCTGCATCAAACCATCGTTGCTCCCTCAGTTATGGTGACACCTCAGAGCCCCTCTCTCTTCCGACCATTCACTTGGGCCGAATACAAGAAAGCCACATATTCTCTCAGGCTTGGAGACACACGCCTTCAGCTTTTCAGAAACTGCAAACGCTGA
- the LOC114175014 gene encoding alkaline/neutral invertase A, mitochondrial: protein MTSGSSIGISTMRPCCRIFCNYKSPSVFGFSPTKFSDSAIRGLLFRSGHHKSTRRYRYNTCDTQIVGYINVIKPNRRDFSVSGSNWGLARDFSTSVCINIGSFRPRVVSLIPHVASDFRNQSTSVDSHAHDTSFEKIYIQSGLNVKPLVIEKIETDQGVLEEVSEETCGESNVNLDNLKDLSENKVQSKDSEVEREAWKLLRDAVVTYCGNPVGTVAANDSADKQPLNYDQVFIRDFVPSALAFLLNGEGEIVKNFLLHTLQLQSWEKTVDCYSPGQGLMPASFKVRTVPLDGSNEAFEEVLDPDFGESAIGRVAPVDSGLWWIILLRAYGKLTGDYTLQDRVDVQTGIRLILKLCLTDGFDMFPSLLVTDGSCMIDRRMGIHGHPLEIQALFYSALRCSREMLIVNDATKSLVAAVSNRLSALCFHMREYYWVDMKKINEIYRYKTEEYSTDAVNKFNIYPEQIPSWLVDWISEDGGYFIGNVQPAHMDFRFFTLGNLWAIVSSLGTTSQNQGILNLIEAKWDDIVAQMPLKICYPALESEEWRIITGCDPKNTPWSYHNGGSWPTLLWQFTLACMKMGRPDLAQKAVDSAGKRLSSDKWPEYYDTRNGRFIGKQSRLMQTWTIAGFLTSKMLLEYPEKASLLFWEEDFELLQNCVCMLSKTGRRKCSRFASRSQFLV from the exons ATGACTAGTGGTAGTTCTATTGGAATCTCTACCATGAGGCCTTGTTGTAGAATCTTTTGTAACTACAAAAGTCCATCGGTTTTTGGGTTTTCTCCAACCAAGTTCAGTGATTCAGCGATCAGGGGCTTGTTGTTCAGATCAGGTCATCACAAATCAACCCGTCGCTATAGATATAATACCTGTGATACTCAGATTGTAGGGTACATAAATGTGATCAAACCGAATCGGAGAGATTTTAGTGTTTCCGGTTCGAATTGGGGTCTTGCTAGGGATTTTAGCACTAGTGTTTGTATCAATATTGGTAGTTTTAGGCCTAGGGTTGTGTCCTTGATACCGCATGTAGCGTCGGATTTTAGAAACCAGTCTACATCGGTTGATTCTCACGCTCATGACACGAGCTTTGAGAAGATTTACATTCAGAGCGGCTTGAATGTGAAGCCATTggtaattgaaaaaattgagacTGATCAAGGTGTATTGGAGGAAGTATCTGAAGAAACATGTGGTGAGTCAAATGTCAATTTAGATAATTTGAAGGATTTGAGTGAGAATAAGGTTCAGAGCAAGGACTCTGAGGTTGAAAGGGAAGCTTGGAAGTTGCTTCGGGATGCTGTCGTCACATACTGTGGGAATCCAGTTGGGACCGTTGCAGCTAATGATTCCGCTGACAAACAACCGCTGAATTATGATCAAGTCTTTATCCGTGATTTTGTTCCATCAGCGCTTGCCTTTTTGCTCAATGGTGAAGGGGAAATTGTCAAGAATTTTCTACTTCACACATTGCAATTGCAG AGTTGGGAGAAGACTGTTGACTGCTACAGCCCAGGTCAAGGGTTGATGCCAGCAAGCTTTAAGGTTAGAACTGTGCCTCTTGACGGTAGCAATGAAGCATTTGAGGAAGTTTTGGATCCTGATTTTGGGGAATCAGCTATTGGACGTGTTGCACCTGTCGATTCAG GTCTGTGGTGGATTATATTGTTGAGAGCTTACGGGAAATTAACGGGTGACTATACTTTGCAAGATAGAGTGGATGTCCAAACAGGCATAAGACTGATCCTTAAGCTGTGTCTGACTGATGGATTTGACATGTTTCCTTCTCTATTAGTCACCGATGGTTCCTGCATGATTGATAGAAGGATGGGCATTCATGGTCACCCTCTTGAGATCCAG GCGTTATTTTACTCGGCTTTACGCTGCTCCAGGGAGATGCTGATAGTCAATGATGCAACCAAGAGCCTGGTGGCTGCTGTTAGTAATCGCTTGAGTGCACTCTGCTTTCACATGAGAGAGTATTATTGGGTTGATATGAAGAAGATTAATGAAATCTACCGGTATAAGACGGAAGAGTACTCTACTGATGCTGTAAACAAGTTTAACATCTATCCAGAGCAAATTCCTTCATGGCTAGTGGACTGGATATCCGAGGATGGCGGATACTTCATTGGTAATGTGCAACCTGCTCATATGGACTTCAGGTTTTTCACACTTGGAAACCTTTGGGCCATTGTTTCTTCTTTAGGAACAACAAGCCAAAACCAGggcattttaaatttaattgaagcAAAATGGGATGATATTGTTGCTCAAATGCCTCTCAAGATTTGTTATCCAGCTCTGGAGAGTGAGGAATGGCGTATCATCACTGGATGTGACCCCAAGAACAC CCCTTGGTCATATCATAATGGAGGATCTTGGCCAACGCTTCTCTGGCAG TTCACATTAGCCTGCATGAAGATGGGAAGGCCCGACTTGGCACAGAAGGCTGTTGATTCAGCAGGGAAAAGGCTTTCATCGGATAAATGGCCCGAATATTACGACACACGAAATGGAAGGTTCATTGGGAAGCAATCACGGTTGATGCAGACATGGACCATTGCTGGTTTCTTGACCTCAAAGATGCTTCTAGAATATCCAGAAAAGGCTTCCTTGTTGTTTTGGGAGGAGGATTTTGAACTTCTTCAGAACTGTGTCTGCATGCTAAGCAAAACTGGTAGAAGGAAGTGTTCCCGTTTTGCTTCAAGGTCTCAGTTTCTTGTTTAG
- the LOC114176276 gene encoding transcription factor MYB108-like, whose translation MDEKGRTTSLLSEDEMELRRGPWTVDEDLTLINYIATHGEGRWNTLALSAGLKRTGKSCRLRWLNYLRPDVRRGNITLEEQLLILELHSRWGNRWSKIAQYLPGRTDNEIKNYWRTRVQKHAKQLKCDVNSKQFKDAMRYLWMPRLVERIQAAATATATASVTTNDAYTSENNLKNNHMEVHNNLKEKMGFIEPSPPMNNDFVASYVMQSHTPDNSSTALSSSDSFGTQVSTKSDLTDYYSVPVSSNNNNTATPADYYQPSQINCITGTPGFFPPGLDFQSLDPWNLQNGDSSDNFWNVENMFFLEQHLMNDNM comes from the exons ATGGATGAAAAAGGAAGAACAACAAGCCTTTTGAGTGAGGACGAGATGGAGCTTCGAAGAGGCCCTTGGACCGTCGATGAGGACCTCACTCTCATCAATTACATTGCCACTCACGGCGAAGGTCGCTGGAACACCCTCGCCCTCTCTGCAG GGCTCAAACGAACGGGGAAGAGTTGCAGATTGAGGTGGCTCAACTATCTTCGTCCTGATGTTCGACGTGGAAACATCACGCTCGAGGAACAACTTTTGATCCTCGAACTCCATTCTCGCTGGGGAAACCG ATGGTCGAAAATTGCTCAATATCTGCCTGGTAGAACGGACAATGAGATAAAGAACTATTGGAGAACTCGTGTCCAGAAGCATGCCAAACAACTCAAATGTGACGTCAACAGCAAACAATTCAAGGACGCCATGCGTTACCTCTGGATGCCCAGGTTGGTGGAACGCATTCAAGCAGCTGCAACTGCAACCGCAACCGCCTCAGTCACCACCAACGATGCGTACACCTCTGAGAACAACCTTAAAAACAACCACATGGAGGTTCATAATAATCTCAAGGAAAAAATGGGATTCATCGAACCTTCACCACCCATGAACAACGACTTCGTGGCTTCCTACGTCATGCAAAGTCACACCCCAGACAACAGTAGCACGGCTTTGTCTTCATCGGACTCGTTCGGGACTCAAGTCTCGACAAAATCTGATCTCACTGATTATTACAGCGTTCCGGTTAGCAGTAACAATAACAACACTGCTACTCCTGCGGATTATTACCAACCCTCTCAGATCAATTGCATCACAGGCACACCCGGGTTTTTCCCTCCGGGATTGGATTTTCAATCCCTAGATCCCTGGAACCTGCAGAATGGGGACTCGTCTGACAATTTTTGGAACGTTGAGAACATGTTCTTCTTGGAGCAACATCTCATGAACGACAACATGTGA